A single window of Grus americana isolate bGruAme1 chromosome 6, bGruAme1.mat, whole genome shotgun sequence DNA harbors:
- the C6H2orf88 gene encoding small membrane A-kinase anchor protein produces MGCIKSKDAFPGSSAIQDERIGEGNEGCTGEKSSLIAVKVDEKSPSSTIVLDYAHRLSREILDQAVKQWAVTESKYSDIPFIESDVP; encoded by the coding sequence ATGGGATGCATCAAATCCAAGGATGCCTTTCCAGGTTCCAGTGCTATCCAGGATGAAAGGATCGGGGAAGGTAATGAAGGATGCACTGGGGAGAAATCATCACTGATAGCAGTGAAGGTGGATGAGAAAAGTCCATCGAGCACTATAGTGCTAGACTACGCGCACCGTCTCTCCCGTGAGATTCTTGATCAGGCAGTGAAACAGTGGGCAGTGACTGAGAGCAAATACAGCGACATCCCTTTTATTGAGAGCGATGTGCCCTGA